From the Raphanus sativus cultivar WK10039 unplaced genomic scaffold, ASM80110v3 Scaffold3138, whole genome shotgun sequence genome, the window GATCATGTACATCCTACAAGTACAAGATATGTCGCCTCTCATCTTCACCACAAACCTATCATTGAAGTATCCAACTTCATAGTCTCCTAATCCACAACTTAAAGGACTGCAATTCTTTGCAAGTTCAATCTGTTCTTCGAGTTTTGCAACTGATTTATAAGTGTAGTTTGCCCTACACTTATCAGCTTCAGCTCTTTTTTTGTGGTTGCTCACCATTACCTTTCTTCTTATATCTTCAAGCATTTCCACAACCGGTTTTGTTCTTGCTATCCTTATAGCTGCATTGAAAGATTCTCCTAAGTTGTTCTCAACAGCATCAGAAGATGAGTATTCTGTGAAAAATGCTCTTGACCACGGGCAAGACAGAGAAATCTTCAAATCATCATATGCAGCGACTGAAATCTTCTTCAGCTCTTCCATTTTCTTCTCAAAACGTGCCATATAGTAAGCATCAGCAGCACCCCAGAATAGATCTTCAAACACAGCTCCACCATATTTCTTTTTCCAATTAGAGTAGACATGCCGAGCACACATCCTATGCTCAGCATATGGCAGCACATCTTGAACAGCTAATATAAGACCTTTTTGTTGGTCACTTGCTAGAGTTAAACCATTACCAAGTCCTAGGCCTAGATCCTCGACCAAATGCTCAAAAAACCATAACCAGTTATCTTTATTTTCAACCTCCACAATGGCCCATGCGATAGGAAAAGTCTGCTCGTTAGGATCCCTTCCACAAGCAACTAATAACATTCCATTCATTCTCCACTTCAGAAATGTACCATCGATGTGAATAATCTTCCTACAAGAACCTTTCCACCCATCTTTAAGCGCCTGAAAGCACACATAAAACCTATAGAATCGTGTTTGCCTCACCTCACATTCAACTGTAGATCCAGGATTTGTGCTTTTCAACTCCTCCACATAGTCAAACAACCTTGCAAATGACTGAGCTTGCTCATCATCAAACTGCTGCAAGCATTTCAGCCTTGTCCTTTCACAAATTGTTTCTGACACATTAATGTTGCGCCTTTGAAGCTTTTGCTGTAACTGAGTAGCTGAGATATTGGGATTAATTCTGAATTCCTCAATATAGATATCTGCAATCCTACTATTTGTCAGCAAAGACACTTTACCCTGCCATGTGCAGTTGTGTTCCTCTTGGTATGCTCTGACTACAACTCTAGTGCTGCTGCTATTTATAGAACCTGAGATCCTCCACGGACATTTTTTTTCCGAACAAATTGCCACAACACGCTTACCATCAGACTTATCAAACTTGATATCCCTTCTCTTCCTCACAGCATATTTCGTTATAGCAGTTTTGAAAGCTGCTATGTTCGAAAATTGTTGCCCCAACATAAATATTGTTGGATTATCATCAACTACCGAATCACCAGCTTCACTATCACTAACACCAAAAGCATCGTCCTGCTCTATCACGCCACCTCTCTCCTCAGTCTCAAAATCACTACTAGAAGAGTCATTCACCGTATTATCCTCATTAGCACTCTCATTCCCGATATCATCTTCATCCTCAGCATCATTCAACGAGCCTCTCATATTACGATGCCTACCCATATAAGGATCATCTTCTCTGACGATAAACAACATCATTGCTCCAGATCCAATTGAATAGTGAACCACTTTTTTCATTATCACATCATCAGTAATGTCTTCTTTTTTCTCAGGAGTTTCAGGTGGAAACCATGATACTTGGTTCATGTTATCTTCATAGCCTATGTATTCCACAAGTGTAAGAATCGACTGCAAGGTAAAGCCATCAGCTACTCTTCTACCGGCTTCATGAACTTCCCCTCCATGATATTCGTCTTTGTTGCTCCAATATCCACCACAACGAAAATAGAGATCAAAGCTGTAAGAAAATCATTCATCAATGAAAAAATGAAGCAATCTAtcaattgattaaaaaaaatcaaaaaagttCTCTGGTTACTAACCTCAACGCCATGATCCTTTCTCTTGCTTAGTTCTTTTAAAATAGAGCACAAAACTAATGAAATCGCCTTAAATCATCATGAATCACAGAATCAATTGAATTTTTGAAGTTGAATAGAAAGCCTCAATCCTCCACTTTAAAAACCCTAAATCACGATTTTAGGTTGCCAAGAGACCTTATATTTTCGTTATAAAACGACTTTAAAATGGAAAATGGCAGTTTTAATCGAAacagaaagtatatatataattaagtatataaaattaacGTATATGTCCGTAGGCGAGTTGGTTAATGCACGGGTTAAGTAGTGTTCGGGTGTGGTGTTCGATTCCTGCCGGATgcaatatgtttttaatttaattcttaaTATCAAAACGACGTAGTTTTAATTTCTGTTAAATAGTTAACAGAGATATATCATAAATATACGGATGGATTATATTGCGGTTTGACTGAGACTTGGAGGTTTGACCCGTGGGTTTTTGAGTTCGTGGATTAATTTGCAATAAAAAGGCACATTGAGGGTTTTTTTGCAGAAAACCCATTTTTCTAAACAAACTAATCACACGTGTGATAGATGTGGTTAGCAAGTGGAAAACAACGTCCCACATCGTTAAACCAGAGAACATATGGCTTGTTTATATATCTGTAGAAAGCATACGAGGTCACGACCTTACTTGAACAGGATCTGTTCTATAAGAAGTACCTCTGTATCGTTGATTTCTAAAGAGACAGTCCCTGAACCCTGGTTGATGACTCATTACTGTGTAATCTGAGCGTGATTAACGGCTAGGTTTGTCTTCGTACTCTCCGTGCTGTAGAGGATCGTTACCTAGCTTGTGCTTGACCACAGTTAGGGTGGTTGCACGGTTGTCTGACAGGTCCTTTTTTTTCCATTTCTCATTCTCAACTTCTAATTTCACCACAtccatttttttctcttcttatttCCACATTTACAATAACGGCTAAAACCCATTAGCTTTTTTTTGTAGTGCCCAAACAGGCATCACAGAGAAATTTAGAGACCATAGCATATGGAAAATAAACTAATCAAAGAGGGAACTTCGATAAAGCTATCCAAGAAAGCACATTCTACTATTCTAGAGATCgaaatatatacacacacaccaGAAAGAATCCTTGTTCATAGAGTCCAAATCCAGAAACGAGCCTCAACAGAGAGATCTCTCTGTTTTTATATGTGTATGGATTTTTCTAACCGTGTTACATTGCAAAGGCCGCTGAAACCAACAAGGATCTGAAGTAAAAAGGAAACTATAAGAGTACcttgttttgatcaaaaaaaaaagagtaccTTGTATTCCACACATGATCTTCTCAAATCTCTGCATATTCCcatcaagaaaaaacaaaacacactcTTGAGTTCAACCAGCTTTACACAAAGCACAGATAAATATGTGCTTTTTGTAGCTAAACCCAAACCAGAAAGGTTTCGTGTTATCTCTCTACCTTCACGTTTCTCTCAAGTAATTTTCTTTAACAACTCTCCTTTCAACATTCTTTGGTTTGTCATTCTGATCCGACcttcacaaatattttgttcatTGTGACCGCTAAAATTTTTACACGCAAAATAGCATtcaagtaaaaatatatattatattaaggGAAGTAAATAAACAGATGAAACATTACATTCAAATTCAACGGCTACCATCCTAAgtgagattatatatatatatatatttataaaaaataataacatctGAACTCAGCACTCAGCAGGCATGACTTTGTATCTCAACTT encodes:
- the LOC130506347 gene encoding uncharacterized protein LOC130506347 — encoded protein: MALSFDLYFRCGGYWSNKDEYHGGEVHEAGRRVADGFTLQSILTLVEYIGYEDNMNQVSWFPPETPEKKEDITDDVIMKKVVHYSIGSGAMMLFIVREDDPYMGRHRNMRGSLNDAEDEDDIGNESANEDNTVNDSSSSDFETEERGGVIEQDDAFGVSDSEAGDSVVDDNPTIFMLGQQFSNIAAFKTAITKYAVRKRRDIKFDKSDGKRVVAICSEKKCPWRISGSINSSSTRVVVRAYQEEHNCTWQGKVSLLTNSRIADIYIEEFRINPNISATQLQQKLQRRNINVSETICERTRLKCLQQFDDEQAQSFARLFDYVEELKSTNPGSTVECEVRQTRFYRFYVCFQALKDGWKGSCRKIIHIDGTFLKWRMNGMLLVACGRDPNEQTFPIAWAIVEVENKDNWLWFFEHLVEDLGLGLGNGLTLASDQQKGLILAVQDVLPYAEHRMCARHVYSNWKKKYGGAVFEDLFWGAADAYYMARFEKKMEELKKISVAAYDDLKISLSCPWSRAFFTEYSSSDAVENNLGESFNAAIRIARTKPVVEMLEDIRRKVMVSNHKKRAEADKCRANYTYKSVAKLEEQIELAKNCSPLSCGLGDYEVGYFNDRFVVKMRGDISCTCRMYMISGIPCCHIVSALRLEKNADQDPKTLISDWFTIEKLKACYAYRLKPVNGMNMWKVTTNVTVNPPPFKKPPGRPPGKKRKRDKGEPREPPKHCGSCGQEGHNKKYCKSQPVPKPPKNRPGRPRKEVIPPTSAALFIHAPDATPGSRRKWFASTSQPEHDVPSLSSALPKRGPGRPRKKLSEGVSSSQP